In Hypanus sabinus isolate sHypSab1 chromosome 10, sHypSab1.hap1, whole genome shotgun sequence, the genomic stretch AAGCATGCATGCTATCAGATCTGGCGGCTGCTTTTTGCTGAGAGTCTTGTTTTGAACACTGCACAAGGGGTCAGTCTTCTTATGCAACACGGCGTCTTTTTTTTAATAACTATCACAGTTGGCAAAATCAGACCTTACTTCATTAAGTCTTTACCATCTGTGGAGAGCCTTGGCATGCTCGCTGTGCTGAGGGCTGAGATGTGAGGAGGCGGTGGCACCTGGCAGATGGTGCAAGGGCACGGCAAACCTGCCCAGTGCTGGAAGGCGTTTCCTAGCGGCGCGGGAGGCGCCGAGGACGTTTTCAACAGCGAATGAGGGGGGTCTGACCGCGCCGATGCCCGGTAGCGAAGCTGAaatggaggaagaggaggaggtcaAGGCGCTTCCCAATATCGGATGGACTTGGTGGGCAGATGTGGTGTGTCCCGGGTGCCCGGCAGAATGTCCTACAGTCCCGCAATGAAAAGCCGAGTGATGCCCGCCATAAATCTCCCCCACtagtctcttcatctcttctagAGAGTTCGACAGCATCAGGATGTAGTTTCTGGCCAAGAGTAAAGTGGCAATTTTGGAAAAGTTTCCTCACTGATGGTCCGTGGGCGTAAGGCATGACCTCGCGGAGACCGTCC encodes the following:
- the olig3 gene encoding LOW QUALITY PROTEIN: oligodendrocyte transcription factor 3 (The sequence of the model RefSeq protein was modified relative to this genomic sequence to represent the inferred CDS: deleted 2 bases in 2 codons); amino-acid sequence: MVQPPRRHGSFTFALFPVCCSETGPQHESVPLAFSLFKVKKQLSEQDLQNLRLKINGRERKRMHDLNLAMDGLREVMPYAHGPSVRKLSKIATLLLARNYILMLSNSLEEMKRLVGEIYGGHHSAFHCGTVGHSAGHPGHTTSAHQVHPILGSALTSSSSSISASLPGIGAVRPPHSLLKTSSAPPAPLGNAFQHWAGLPCPCTICQVPPPPHISALSTASMPRLSTDGKDLMK